Genomic window (Candidatus Binatus sp.):
TGCCACCCACTCGCTAATGCAATTGTTGATAAACGAGTATCCAGAGTTTACGCTGCGCGATTAGAGTCTGGTCGCGAGCAGGCCGACCACCGCGAGCGCTGTCGCGCTGTTGGCCATGATCGTGGTGACGTCGGTCCAGTATTTTCGCTTGACCATCCCCTGCACGTTGGCGAGGCTTTCCGGCACGTATATGGTATCGCCGGCCTCGACGTATTCGCCCATGATGCCGTCCCCGATGAAGGTCAGCGCCGGAAAGATGGAACCGTTGCCGCTGTTCTTCAGGCTGTCCTGGGTGACCATCGCGCCGTCGGCCCTGACCAGGATTACGCGATCGACGTCGCCCTGTTGCGTCGCGCCACCCGCTTCATACAGATAATCCTTGAGCGTGAGGCCGCGGCGCGCGACCACCGCGGTTGGATGATAGACTTGCCCGAGCACGTAGACGGCGCTCGGCCGCCGCGGGACGGCGATCGTGTCGCCATCTTCCATTAGCACGTCCTGCTGGCTGCTGGGAACGAAAATCTTGTCGGCGCGGATTACCAGCCGGCCGTCGGCCTGCTGGCCTTGAGTGGTCGCGAGTAATTGCTGGAGCGACGCGAAGGTCGCGGACATCTCGCTGCCCGAACTGGAATTGCTGGTCGTCCGAGTGTTCAGCAACGGCAACGCGGTTGATAGCTGGAGCACCTCTTGCGAGATTCGCGTGCGAGCCTCTTCGAGGCGTTCCTGCTCGACTTGCTTGATCGACGCGCGGATGAATACCAGTCCCTTCGGAAACGCGTTGGTGCGATATCCGCCGGTGCGAGTCATCACCGCACTCAGTGTTTCCTGATCGTGGATAACGTACTGACCGGGGCGGACGACTTCGCCCTTGACCATAACTACCCACGGCAGATGCCAGTTGGGCGCGGTCGTCACGTAAAGCTGATCGTCCCACCTGAGCGCCAGTTCGAGTTCGGCCGAGCCGGTCCGCAAATCGAGGTCGCGCATGGTGCGGATCGTCTTGGCGCCTTCGATAACTTCGGTGCGCGCCAACTGGACCTTCTCGCGGTAGGCGTCATCCTTGAAACCGCCGGTCATCGAGAGCAGATCGCGCACGCGCATCCCGTCGTTGTAGTGGAAGCTGCCTGGATTCAGCACTTCACCCGAGGCCAGCACGGTGCGCTGCGGCAGTTGCCATCCGAGCACCTGCCAGATGAAGACTTCGTCGTTCGCCTTCAGCACCACATCCTGCCGCGAGGTGCCGTTCAGGATACTCGCGAGATCGATATCCTCGCTGGCGCGCTGGGCCTTGCCGCCCACGATGTTGGTTCGCACCAACGCGGCCCGTCCGGTGTAGGCGCCTTCCTTGAGACCGCCGGCCAGATAGATCAGATCGCTCACTTTCATCCGTTCGCTGAGCAGATACTGGCCCGGCGTTCGCACCTGGCCACTGACCGTGACGGCCGGGGTTTCGCGGAGCGCGTCGAGGCTGTAAACGTCGAGTTCGTCGTGCGGCATCAGGTATAGATCCGCTTTGCGATCGCCCGCAAGCGCCGCCGCGAGATTCACCTGCACGAAATGGGTGTACTTCTGCGATCCTTCGAGGCGCTTGATCAATGCGTATTTGAAATAAGTATGCGGCAGCACGCCCTGCCCTTCCGCGATCAGCTCCGAGACGCGCATGTTTTTGCGCCACTGGAATTCGCCGGGACGAGATACGTTGCCGCTCAGCACGACGCTGTTGGTATGCAACGAAAGCACCGGCATGATTTTGACCAGGTCGCCGTCGCGGACCTTGAACTCCTGCGAGCGAAGCTTGGTCAGCGGCATATCGAGCACCACCAT
Coding sequences:
- a CDS encoding SLBB domain-containing protein; the encoded protein is MSPDQVQALANQALNGGLSQDQLQQMTARLGAMNVTAGDAASIGHALGLSDQQVSQLSQTLQASRQSQAPNQMPAGPAAPSASSPVTNVALTPPSAIESRFLQLGNPNQQAATPTINNVSQFGYNFLTAGVSTFAPVQNVPVGDDYMLGPGDQLILVLWGRVNSTVQYTVDRDGSIHIDQVGPLQVAGLTFGQAKKLVEGRLKQSRGLEAQLTMGQLRTIQVFVVGEVNQPGVYTVSSLSHVSNALVAAGGVAKTGSLRQVKIRRGNSVQKVLDLYQFLLLGDNSADERLRNDDVIFVPVIGPVVGVVGDVKRPAIFEYAPEFESLGAVVDTLSGGVTAFGFTERLQVERVENHKQMVVLDMPLTKLRSQEFKVRDGDLVKIMPVLSLHTNSVVLSGNVSRPGEFQWRKNMRVSELIAEGQGVLPHTYFKYALIKRLEGSQKYTHFVQVNLAAALAGDRKADLYLMPHDELDVYSLDALRETPAVTVSGQVRTPGQYLLSERMKVSDLIYLAGGLKEGAYTGRAALVRTNIVGGKAQRASEDIDLASILNGTSRQDVVLKANDEVFIWQVLGWQLPQRTVLASGEVLNPGSFHYNDGMRVRDLLSMTGGFKDDAYREKVQLARTEVIEGAKTIRTMRDLDLRTGSAELELALRWDDQLYVTTAPNWHLPWVVMVKGEVVRPGQYVIHDQETLSAVMTRTGGYRTNAFPKGLVFIRASIKQVEQERLEEARTRISQEVLQLSTALPLLNTRTTSNSSSGSEMSATFASLQQLLATTQGQQADGRLVIRADKIFVPSSQQDVLMEDGDTIAVPRRPSAVYVLGQVYHPTAVVARRGLTLKDYLYEAGGATQQGDVDRVILVRADGAMVTQDSLKNSGNGSIFPALTFIGDGIMGEYVEAGDTIYVPESLANVQGMVKRKYWTDVTTIMANSATALAVVGLLATRL